gaaaagtaaaacattttccagaaatcattttacggaaaatattttactggcaatcaaacagaccctaattCTCATGATGGGTTTTGTCGTTTGGTCTCTCTGGTAACTTGaagggattttttttttggaagagtTTGTCTtcctttatttattattaaacagatttattaaatgaatttttttaataaaattaaaatatttttacaaattgagtGAATCTTATTAgggtaaattacaaaaaaatagttatttttgtttgtttcatattacattttagtcacttatgtttaaaatgttatattttagtgacttacgttatcgttttgttacgaagtggtcactctaccattaagttccattacctccctaacggcgGTCCTACTtggcagtccaaatgagttttaaatgccaacttggatgtcgtACGTGacatttctaattaaatttatttaattaaaaatctattttcatcccaacaactggacatctaagttggcatttaaaacccttTTGAACTGCCTCGTAGAACAGCCGTTAGGGAGGTAAAGAAGTTTGAAGGTAAAGTGACCACttcataacaaaacaataacgtaagtgactaaaacgtaatattttaaacataagagactaaaatgtaatttgaggcaaacaaaagtgactatttttataatttatccttcttattaataataaaaaatatttactatGACAATTTTGAAATGTATTTAACAATAAAGCTATTTTTGttagttagaattttttttttaacattccagcttataccatatatatataagtttttaaataattaaaataaatgtggTAAAATAACATTCCTGGTTGTTTTGGGTTTAGACTGGTAAAAACtttcattatttcatttattaaatatttttaaattttatctataatttatataaaatcacGAATTTGAATAAACTTTTAAATGGATGGAAAtacattttcttttctattaTACTACTAAATTATTATCTAAAAactcttataatttaattttgaattatagtATAAATACATTGATATCTTCTGGCACTCCACAATGATCTCCACAAGTGCCAACTGGGTATAAATGCATTGGTATCCCTTGATACTCCACGATGATACGCACAAGCGTCAGTTGAACATAAATGCATCGATATCCATAACACTATACAATATGCATACAAGTGCGAGTATAAAATGCACACAAGTGTCAAGTAATATGCTTACAAGAGCTTAGTATTGCACACAAGTGCCAAATAATGTGCTCACAAGCGTCAAAATTTCCTTTGATACAGACAAATCTTTTGGTATACCAACTATAATCAAGTTAAATCCGAcatagtttaatttaatatttaatatttaaatatatcccATAATCGTTGATTAACATCATTATTCACCAAGCACCGCCACATCATAAACCTATCATTATAGTATATCACCATTGAAACATGAATCATATATAGTTCTTAACATGAAATTAGAACTAATAACATTTAAATGCATGACATCATTAACTACATTTAACAATTAgaaaaaattcaaacaaataattcatttaattaaacattCCTAAAATCTTAACATTCGATTCACATAATTCAACATTCTTTACTTTGAATCTAATTCTTTCACTTGCATTATAATTTAAAAGACTCAAGCTATCAAAAAACACACTTAAAACTTTAACCATAAACCATGTTCATctaaacattttcttttcctttgaaaTTTTACTTCTAGTTGAATGGGTTTACACTTAACTATTACTTTAAGctattaatttaactaaaattcagCTTGAAGATGACTCACGACTTAAAAAGAGGAAATCATGAAAAGTTTTcttctgttttttcttttcttgaggaACTAGATGGAGGAGAAGAATGTGGAAGAAGCTTCTTAAAGattaatgaaataaattacaGATCAACACATTCAATGGCTCGAATTAATTGATGGATTGGTTAGCAGATAAACAAAATAGTTGGTATTTATTCCCATATTTGTCTCGAGATctctagatttaatttttttttaaaaattttagccccaaaatttaattttctaataCTGGATCATTACAACAGTTAATATCTCAACAATAATTTATTTCGAAGAGTTCACTTCTTCCGTTGTTTATTTTGAACATCTACATCACTTATTAAAAGGTTCAAACAGGTTCGAACACTACAAACTCATTGTCCAGATAGACAACACAGTTTTCAAGAGACCGGAAAGGTGTTCATCTTACTCTCACCCTCGTAGAGTCAGAGGTAAAGAAGGTTTGGGTATTCTTTCTAAAATATTTACgaatacttatttaaaagattGTGTTTTAATATTTGACCGAGTCATGGATGGACCAAACCAAATCGTAAACATATCAATTATTCCATAGTCGACATATCGAATAGAATTTTTACAGAAAAACTAAGGATAATGATAAATTACAATATGTTAAACCACATTATCATGTTCTAAGATTGTAGttgcaatatttttttaaaaatatttctgaGCTGGAACCCAATTAAATGGTTTCATCGTTCACCAAATAGTGAAAAGAcattatacaattttttaaatagtaaaacggATAATACATAGTTGCTTTAGGATTAATCCTACCCTCTACATGACTTACGCTTCGTTTGGGCTCTACTGAGACCACGTTTCAATGTTTTTTGAGTGTAATCTCACTAGAGCAACAGTTCGGACGATCACAGTGAAATCCTTTCCCACTAGCCTTGTATACCAAAATTTTGTGCTACATTTTGCAAGAAATAATGAATTAAgtacaaaataaaatatctaaccataagtaaaataatattaattaattaattaactcaatataaaatcatataattatgTTTACCAATTGAATATCAAAACTAAACTAAACATTCTTTTAGTAGTCAcaataattaactttaatttcaCTACACCAATAACTGTAGTGGCTCTAACAAATATCACCATTCGATAGTAATTCAATAGCAGGAGAATTCATTAGATTTTAGTGCGAATAAAAAATTCCACAGCATGTGAAAAAAGGCTGGCTGACATGGCAATATCTCATTGGCCGAAAATTTGACATATCCGCCAGTGTAATAAAAATTATAGGGAGATAAGATGCGATTCAAGAgctaaattcatacataaaaaACAAATATGTCCAATACCCTACTTCGATTAacctatttatttaaaatatatcaatctaagataaacataatatattttaaagCTGATTAAATGATTCTCTTAggaaaaataatattagtatGAGAAAATGAATATAACCAAACATCTTATAATGACCCGAATCAAATCGGAACAATGAACACCTTCAATCATAAAATATCCCTAAATGGtttctcaaattcaaatataaaatcgaTAACTAAAAAAACTAAGATCACAAGAAGCAATAGGTTGTATACCATAAACAAATTGGTCAAGTTCCAAAGCTAAATCTTTCCATACACTTTATCAGTTCCCAAAGCAGATAGCACTCTAGGAGAAATGGTCTAAGCAAACAACCATATCCAGAATggtattttcaaataatttttgttaaacaatcatacattccATTCCTTACCGCCTGCCACCGATCATTGCTGAGCGCATTGCACTCTTTGGGCACCACCGTGCATGTCATCATCTTCCTCATAAGCCTCTTGAGCTGCTTGCGCCTGCTTCCTACGCATCTCTTCCTCGATGTTGACATCATATAGAGTTGTTTCCTCACACTCATCCAGCTCCATGTCTGTCAGCTGGACTGAGGTCCTCGGAGGTAGCACAGCCTCGAGTGCCTTGCACTGCTCGGGGGCCAAGGAGTCGGGAAAATCGACAGTAAAGTGAATGTATAGTTTACCCCTCATGAATGGCCTTTGATACATAGGCATCCCTTCATCATTTATGGCCTTGAATTGATCTTAGGTATACAAAACAAAAGTAAAGATCAATACCATATCACTTAACACGCCAGTAAAAAGATCATTGTCAACTAACAAACGAGGGATCATTAAACAAACATCAATTAGAAAGATCAATACCCACAAACACATGAACAGGGTTCATTTGAAGTCTGATGATAGCCATCAATACCActcaaaaatattgaaaatgcagacattcatcatataaataaaaaatgcagCAGTTTATGCAAGAAGGCAGAAATTAGACGCTTACCAGGCTTAACCACTTCACCAGGATGGGTCTTAATGAGAAGTTGCCTGCCATCTAGGTGGGTCAGTATAAACTGGAAGCCACAAAGTGCCTCAGTAAGTGTCAACGTATGTTCTACAAATAAGTCATCACCCTTCCGTTTAAATTTTGGATGATCTTTCTGTTGGAGGACAAATACAATATCCCCAGTAACTGTGTCGGGCTGCAAACAATTAGCAAACAATCAAGTTAGCAACAGCAAGAAAGCTGGATTCAACAATGTGCAACAAAATGCAAGCCTATTAAAAttgcaaaaaacaaaaaacaagagAGAAAATTTTCATCCTTACTGCTTCATCTGCTTCTCCAGGGAAAGTAATCTTCTGTCCGTTCTGCATACCCTTTTCAACATTAACCTCCAAGACTTTCTTCTCCTGAACAACCTTCTCGCCTTTGCATTGGGGGCAACGGTCCTTATCGTTGATGGTCTCACCAGTACCCTTACAATCATTGCAAGGGTGCTGCATCTGTTGGATCATGGAAGGACCAAGGTGTCTGATGGAGACTTTCATTCCTGAACCTTGACAACCAGAACATTTCATTGATGCACCTGATTTAGACCCTTTActgcaaattttaaaacattttctgTTAAAAACACAGTCGAACCACTATGCCGCTCCACAGATGTTACTCAACAGAAGTACTCACCCCTTGCACTTGGAGCAAATTATGTTGCGTGAAAGAGAGAGCTTTTTGGAAGTTCCATTATAGAGATCTTCCAAAGAAACCTTTAGGGGATGAATTACATCCTCTCCCCTTCTTTGCCTTCGGCCTCGGCTGCTACCACCACCTGAACAAGTAACCAGGATTTTAGCTCaaatcttaaaaaattttaattaaaaaaaaactaatcaaCAAGATAGAAACAGAGTATTAATTTGAGGCCTCACCACCAAAAGGATTGCCACCAAAGAAGGATTGGAAGATATCAAATGGATCATGGGCACCACCACCTCCACCCATTCCTTCTTTAAGGGCGTCCTCACCATACTGATCATATATCTCACGCTTCTCTGGGTCACTCAGCACCTCATAAGCTTGAGCCAACTCTTTAAACTGAATTCCAAACACAGCACACAATCCTTATCAAATCGTCTATAACTTAAACACGACTATGAATGACACAATACAAGCTGCGATGCCCAGTTTCTAGACAAGTCAAAAACCCCAACTTATTCTAAAATCTTAAcccaatttttttacaatttgcaAAAACACAACATAATCTTAGAAGGAGAAATTGAACATTCCCGAATCAGCCATATACCCCCATCCAAACACTCACATCCAAGTCAAAGTCAGAGCAACATAGTTCAAAACCCAGAATTTTAATCGTTTCAAAAACAAGCATAACCAAACAAGCTACTTTCTGTACAAGTCAACAACAGACATACAAAGAACCAAACCATTCTATAGCTAATGGAACTTCAATTTTATCAACCTCTCAACCCAATTGTTGACCAATTACTTAAAACAAAGCACGAAATCcaaaaaaaagaactaaatcaaaGCATAAGCTAATTGATCAGTTCATAATTTGCTGACTCAACACAAAGAATCaacaaaaccaaacaaaaccCAGACGATTAAACCACAAAATCAACCCAAGAATCAATGAAAACAATCAACCTTTTCAGGATCACCGCCTTTATCTGGATGATTCTTAATTGCAGCTTTTCTGTAAGCCTTCTTCAAATCATCTTGGGAAGCGGTTTTGGGCACTCCCAATATCTCATAGTATTTAGTATTATCGCTTTTCTTTGGTGCTCTCCCGAACATTTTTTTGTCAGATCAGATcctaaaatcaaaccaaaaaaatcaataaataccAACAAAAAATTAAGAACATAGAAGAAAAAATATGAGATTTAAAAGAGAGAGTACTGACAGATCTTGAAGAGATATGCGAGGGTTGAAGAGAGCCACAGGAGCGCACGCGAGACGGCGAGAAGGAGAGAAACACAGAAGGGCTTAAGTGAAGGATAGGTGTGGTAAGAGACCTACTTATATAGGGGAATAATGGACGGTCCAGATCTATTGTTGAAACTCTTTTGAGAGGTAGCTGAGAGGTGGTGTTTATTTTCACTCGCTTTGGAATTTGGTATAGAAGGATCTAGAATTGTACACTGCTTCACGCTTGGTAttggaataaataaattaaattttaaaaaaaagaagttatATTGTTCTCCCATCCATTTTTTAGTACTGTgtaaaaacaataaattaaagTGATATTGTAATACATCtatcatattaaattttgaaaaataataaaacttaatttaataaatttaaaaactatcatttagttagaattaaaaattttaaattcaaaaaatttaaaaactaaaaataatcaaattaaaatatcgagattaaatttataacttatacatagtatagggactaatatcAAAATTAgcccatataaatcaaaatagaaaTTTCTTTTAATGAGTTTgaaattctattaattttttacttaataaaaatattgCAACAAACTAAGCATTTAGATAACCTCTTATGGATTATTTTTCAAAATgttaaattgatttgatttaaaatgtatatttgaaataaattatttatctttttaaaactttgaaatctaaagatttattaaataataataaaaataaagtttaagaaaACACGGACGGAAACcaattcatgaaattatttattatttttaataagtcgAGGAAGAGTCATCCATTTTTTAAAGGAAAGTTTTGGTGGCAAGTGGAGTTTCAGCGACGATATACACCGCCATATGCTATCACAATTTATGAAGTCAACAAAAATAactacaaaatatatttataaactggaaaaaaatatgcatatgaagTGAATAAGGAAAAGAAAGGGAGAGAGGGTTAGTAGAAAgagaaaatgacatgatttgaaCTTATATCATCTAAATAACAAACAAATTATCCACTCCAAACTAGACCTGATCATGAGTCGGGTTACTCAGTCCGCTCAAAATGTGAGAGGGTTttggcaaaaatataggcccaataaatgggcttggacaaatgCATTTTTGACCCCGAGCCTCTGGCTCGAATTCACTAAAGGATAAAAAATCTgctcttttttttaatgttattttcttgttgttttctccctattttgctaccattttacttttatgttgctactattttattgttattgtttggatattgtataaaacttattttattgttaattttgttattattttaaaggcatttgttaattttattattattttaaaagcatTTACTTATTAAGTtgtatttatcttagtgttatttaagtttacatattttttaaaatttattttcaatttgttgagaaatgtttattttgatgtttttaatattttttatgtattatatatatttaaaaattatataaaaataatttaaaaattaatacgggcaggTCGGGGCGGGCTCgagttttatcatttttatccgGGCCGAActtaggtaaaattttaggcccatttttcgggccaaGCCTAGGCCTAGTAAATGGGCATGAATTCTTAGTTGAGCtcggcccgacccggcccatgagcacctctactccAAACTAGTCTTGgcacaataaattttaatttgattgaattaaaaattaaatatttgttcAATCTGACAAATCATTGTTGACACAAATAAACATATGACATTTTTTTTCATGTCCATTTTGCAATCAATGTTAAGTGTTTATGGTTGCCCCTCTTAATAGTATCAATCtccaacatttttttttattttctctttaaatatgtatatttttttttcttaaggtgTCTACTGGAGCAAACTTAGTAACTAATCATTCGCATTCTGTAGGTTCATTAAGGGGTAGATGCTGGTCACAAATTTTAAAACTAGTCCATACCTAGAATAAGGATCAAACTATCGACCACTAATTACAATACACTCAACACTTATTAATAACATACTActgtttttaatttcaataaatatgaTCACAAAATGATATATGATTAGCCCATAGACCATAGTTAATATAAGATAACTATTAACAAGCCTCAGTTTTGAGTGACAAATAGATTTTAGATTTGAAATTCGAATCTAAGTGGAAGAAGCAAATCCTTTCCATTATCAATATAtcggaaaaaaaaattaaaatatctattttttatgttaaaaaagaaGGGTCtttagagttttttttaattttatagtgGATTAAGGTGTGACAATTGTCctacttatttatatatattattttttattatattctatAGGACACATGTCACACATTTAATGTAGGGTCTAAAAAATTTCATGTGCATAAATAATTTTAGAGTAAAGTATAAAAATGGTCACTAAAGTATTGCCCGCATTCTATTTTGGTCattgaatttttaatgtttttctattttggtcactaaactataCAAAAACAATTGTTTTCATCATCAATGGTAACGGTTTGAAATTTGACGAAAGTGCTAACATGGGTTTCTTTATTAGTCTAATAACAATTTTAGCCCTCTAATGtttatacattctatcaatttgatattaaatataaaaactttaacaaatttagccctcaatgtttataaaatttattattttagtttaaattaaaaaaatcaataaaattaaccctcaacatttacaaaatgagaaattataatttttaaaaaatttgtaaaatttttaagaaaCAAATGCCAAATCTAGCATAATAAGTGTAAAAAATTATtactaattaaaagaaaatctaaaGAGTCGTTGGTTACATCAAAATCACAACCATAAAAACACACACTtaactataataaataaaatcccaaacAATCAATCTTATCAATCTACCTTTTCAAGACTTTTAATGTAAACTAAAAGTTCCTTTcccatttttttctctctctcttttttttcattggatttaaattattatttgccaTTAAAACATTATCAATTTTAGTAGGTCTCATTGCTTAATCTTCACAAGAAATTCTAGAAATATAATATTGTGTTTTGAGAAACTGTGAACCTTATTTTGCTAATCTGAGTTTACACCAAATTTTATTATTGTACTCGTGGTTTATTTGTGgttcattttttaatttcttgtgtttgaaaaattgttcaaaaaatatttttttttgtgccTGAAAATGGGTATTAATGGTTTTTTGGTTCTGTTGTTTTTTTAATAGAATAGAGTACTGTTGTTAGTtgtgtataaaattattcaaatttgtATGTTTTGCCAAAGGGTGAGAGAATAAAAGACATTTGCTATATTAATTTCAACGTTTCGCCTTGTTTTGGGATTAACTCAAGGTTGAAACCTCGTTTTAAAGTTGAGAGATTAGCTAGGGGTGATGAtaattattccttttttttttccagatAATTTAAGTTTGGGTGTtgggtttttttaaaaagtttacaaaatgttaaaaaattaaaaattgtaattttgcaaatgttgagagttaaatttattgaatttttttagaatttgaactaaaataataaattttgtaaacattaagggctaaaattgttatttattattattatttagaatcaaattgatagaatatgtaaacattaaatggataaatttattattataccaataaaaaaatcCCACATAAATATTTCTGTATTTGGTTTCGTATAATTTAGCATAAAAAACTTAAAAGTTTAGTAACCAAAATACAATGCGAAGAGTACTTTAGTAACAAATTCTATACATTACCCataattttccttaaaaaatccctaaaggataACTTCTTGACAGGTTAATAAGTTGggtattttactaaaataatacaaaaaaatacaaaaatacaaaaataatataatttttttatttaccaaaatggtacaaaaacataaaagttaaaaaaaaagctGTTGGGAAGTGACAGGACCCTAGTGGAGGGCTTGCCACAGGCGGCACCAGTGGTGCCAGTGGCAGAGGCAGCACCGATGGTGCTACTACCACAGGCGTCACCAACCCCTTATAATGAGGGGATCATTCAGCTGGTGGAGAAGGGAATGAGAAGGGAAGGAgaagaaagaatgaaaaagaaagaaaaggaaaggagaagaagagggagggaaggaaaaagaaagaaaaaaataagtaaaggtaattttttttgtattaatttaatttttttgtaatatttgtgtaaAAAATTTCTGTTATGTACAttgtatgtgttttattattttatttagcatatatattttatgaaatttatttaacaTGAAAAAAATCCATGTTATATACATTCTATGttgattagaatttttttattaaatttatttagcaTATTGTAATgagtttttttacaaaaatagcattaaaaataaaataataaaaaaatatgtttaagataacataaaatacgaaaagaaaaaaaaacggaAATAGTATATTcactgaaagtaataaaatctgaaaaaatgtaaaataataaaatacataaataatatatttttattgaaagtaataaaatttgggaaaaaatatGAACAAAGGTTCGAAATAAAggttattttttgaaatttatttaaaaaacacactaaattaataaatttcaaacataatgtactaaaataatgtaaaataataaaattagaaaataatatattttttaaagtaataaaatcctgggaaaaaatacaaataaagggtcgaaataagggttttttactaaattaaaaaaaacagaagtaattaatacatttcaaacacaatgtactaaaataatgcaaaatgataaaatacaaaaataatatatttttattggaagtaataaaatccgagaaaaaaatacgaacaaagggctgaaataagttttttttactttatttaaaaatacagtaaattaatatatttcaaacataatgtactaaactaatgtaaaataataaaattagaaaataatatatttttattgaaagtaataaaatcagggaaaaaaatacgaacaaatggctgaaataagggttttttttttaatttaattaaaaaacacactaaattaatacatttcaaacataatgtactaaaataatgtaaaataataaaattataaaataaaatatttttattgaaagaaataaaatccaggaaaaaaatacgaacaaagggccgaaataagggttttttttgtaaatttatttaaaaaacacactaaattaatacatttcaaacataatggtCTAAactaatgtaaaataataaaattagaaaataatatatttttatagaaagtaataaaattcgggaaaaaatacgaataaagggccaaaataagggtttttttactaaatttgttTTGAAGTTGTAGGCATCGCAATGGCTTCATTGATTAACGACGATCCTCACATATCTGATGCAGCTAATAACAtggtaatatattattatttgttaatcacgggTTCTATTAAAATACGATATAcgtaatatatagaaataaatcatGTTATCCTAATATTTGTTTTCTATAATTTAACACTATCAGGGCTCGTACTGAGTATTAAGGGGTCGGGTGAATGGTATAGGATATCCCTCGGATTCACAATTGATGTCGTACTTGAAGCAAGCTGGATTTGGGTCAGCAACATTGATCCGGACATTTGACTTGCGGTATGATTTAATATCAGCACTAGTGGAGCGGTGGGTCCtggagacccacacttttcattttcctTGTGGGGAGTGCATGGTGACCTTAGAGGATGTTGCACTGCAGC
The genomic region above belongs to Gossypium hirsutum isolate 1008001.06 chromosome D05, Gossypium_hirsutum_v2.1, whole genome shotgun sequence and contains:
- the LOC107904773 gene encoding dnaJ protein homolog, which produces MFGRAPKKSDNTKYYEILGVPKTASQDDLKKAYRKAAIKNHPDKGGDPEKFKELAQAYEVLSDPEKREIYDQYGEDALKEGMGGGGGAHDPFDIFQSFFGGNPFGGGGSSRGRRQRRGEDVIHPLKVSLEDLYNGTSKKLSLSRNIICSKCKGKGSKSGASMKCSGCQGSGMKVSIRHLGPSMIQQMQHPCNDCKGTGETINDKDRCPQCKGEKVVQEKKVLEVNVEKGMQNGQKITFPGEADEAPDTVTGDIVFVLQQKDHPKFKRKGDDLFVEHTLTLTEALCGFQFILTHLDGRQLLIKTHPGEVVKPDQFKAINDEGMPMYQRPFMRGKLYIHFTVDFPDSLAPEQCKALEAVLPPRTSVQLTDMELDECEETTLYDVNIEEEMRRKQAQAAQEAYEEDDDMHGGAQRVQCAQQ